In Terriglobales bacterium, the sequence TTCGGCGCGCGCTGGTTCCGGTCGCGCCCGGTGAGCTCGCCGGTCGCAAAGTGCCTGGGAGCGCTTGCCCTGCTGGTCTTCGTCCCCGGACTGCTGGGACTGCTGCCCTGGCATTGGCGCTGGGTGCATGCGGTGCCGATCGAGGGCCTGCTGGGGCGGATCGTGGGCGATGCCCTTATCCATTACTTCAACCTGACCGGCGCCTACATCGTGTGCTTGGCGGTCATCGCCGTGGCCCTCTATCTCTCCACCGCGTTCAGCTTCGGGGCCATGCGGGTGTGGGTGGAGACCCGCTTCGCTTTCGCCTTTGCCGCCTGGGACCGTTTCCAGGATTGGCGCATGCTGCGGGCAAAACTCAAAGCTCAAAAAGAGCTTGAACGCCGCCGGATGATGAAGGCGAAGCCTCTTGTCACCACCCAACTGGTCACCGCCAAGCGTCCGGTGGAAGACAAGCGGGAGAAGACGGGGATCGAGAAGGTGATGGAGGAAGCGGTGCCGACGCCGGCCGCCGCGCCTCTGGCGGCTTCCGTGCCTCCGCCGCCTGCTACGGCCGGCGACGCTCCCGGCATCGGCGCCCGCGCCGACGTCGCCCTCAAGCACAAGACGGTGCTTCCGCGGGTCTCCGGCGGATACAAGCTGCCTTCCAGTTCCCTGCTTCACCGGCCCGACGAGCAGCGCTCGATCGACGAGGAAGAGCTGCGCAACCTGGCCCAGGTGCTCACCGAGAAGTGCGCCGAGTTCGACGTGCGCGGCACCGTCACCCACATCAATCCCGGCCCGGTGGTGACCACCTACGAGTACAAGCCCGAGGCCGGCATCAAGTATTCGCGCATCACCAGCCTGTGCGACGACCTCTGCCTGGGCCTGCGGGCCGAGAGCATCCTCATCGAGCGTATGCCCGGCAAGTCCACGGTCGGCATTCAGGTGCCCAACCGCGAGCGCGAGACCATCTGGCTCCGGGAGGTCATCGAGGCGCAGGAGTTCGCCGGCTCGAAGTCGAAGCTGACGCTCTCCATGGGCAAGGACATCAACGGGCGCATCGTCACCGCCGACTTGGCCTCGATGCCGCACCTGCTGATCGCCGGCTCGACCGGCTCGGGCAAGAGCGTGGCCATCAACGCTTTCATCATGTCCATGCTCTACAAGTCGACGCCCGACCAGGTCCGCCTGATCCTGGTGGACCCCAAGCGGCTGGAGCTGGGCGTGTACGAAGGCGTACCGCACCTGTTCACGCCCATCATCACCGAGCCCAAGGTGGCGGCGGTGGCGTTGCGCAACGCCGTGCGGGAGATGGAGAAGCGGCTGAAGATGCTGGCCGACAAAGGGGTGCGCAACATCGACCAGTACAACAAGCTCTTCGAGGGCGAGACCCCGAGCCTGTTCGAGACGCAGGACGTCGAGCACCGGCCCATCCCCTACATCGTCATCATCATCGACGAGCTGGCCGACCTGATGATGCTCGACGGGCACAACGTCGAGGAGTCCATCACCCGGCTGGCGCAGATGGCGCGCGCCGTCGGCATCCACCTGGTGCTGGCCACGCAGCGGCCCTCGGTGGACGTCATCACCGGCCTCATCAAGGCCAACTTCCCGGCGCGCATCTCGTTCCGCGTGGCCACCAAAGTGGACTCGCGAACCATCCTGGACGCCAACGGCGCCGAGTCGTTGCTGGGACGCGGCGACATGCTCTATCTGCCGTCCGGTTCCGCCCGGGTGCACCGGCTGCACGCACCGCTGGTCACAGAGAAAGAGATCGCCGCCGTGGTGGAGTTCTGGCGCCAGCAAGGCACCGCGCAGTACGAGCAGAAGTTCCTGGAGGCTCCCAAGGACGAGAACAGCAAGGCCGAAGCGGGCTCCGCGGGCGCCGGCATGGAAGATGGCGACGAGAACGACGAGCTCTACGACGACGCCGTGCGCCTGGTGCTGGAGTTTGGCAAGGCGTCCACTTCCCTGCTGCAGCGGCGGCTGCGCATCGGCTACGGCCGCGCCGCCCACCTCATCGATCTGATGGAACAGGAGGGCATCGTCGGCGCTGCCGATGGCCCCAAGCCGCGCGAAGTGCTCAAGCGCCCCGACTGGCTGAGCGAAGTGGAACAGTCGCTACGTTAGAACCTTAACCGCCGAGA encodes:
- a CDS encoding DNA translocase FtsK 4TM domain-containing protein, whose translation is MKFFARLFTPTSNRRLNELIGFLLFVSAILLFLALVSYSPLDRSLNTAAPQPASSPARNWIGLFGALLSDLLLQAFGIGIFLLPVMLGLFGARWFRSRPVSSPVAKCLGALALLVFVPGLLGLLPWHWRWVHAVPIEGLLGRIVGDALIHYFNLTGAYIVCLAVIAVALYLSTAFSFGAMRVWVETRFAFAFAAWDRFQDWRMLRAKLKAQKELERRRMMKAKPLVTTQLVTAKRPVEDKREKTGIEKVMEEAVPTPAAAPLAASVPPPPATAGDAPGIGARADVALKHKTVLPRVSGGYKLPSSSLLHRPDEQRSIDEEELRNLAQVLTEKCAEFDVRGTVTHINPGPVVTTYEYKPEAGIKYSRITSLCDDLCLGLRAESILIERMPGKSTVGIQVPNRERETIWLREVIEAQEFAGSKSKLTLSMGKDINGRIVTADLASMPHLLIAGSTGSGKSVAINAFIMSMLYKSTPDQVRLILVDPKRLELGVYEGVPHLFTPIITEPKVAAVALRNAVREMEKRLKMLADKGVRNIDQYNKLFEGETPSLFETQDVEHRPIPYIVIIIDELADLMMLDGHNVEESITRLAQMARAVGIHLVLATQRPSVDVITGLIKANFPARISFRVATKVDSRTILDANGAESLLGRGDMLYLPSGSARVHRLHAPLVTEKEIAAVVEFWRQQGTAQYEQKFLEAPKDENSKAEAGSAGAGMEDGDENDELYDDAVRLVLEFGKASTSLLQRRLRIGYGRAAHLIDLMEQEGIVGAADGPKPREVLKRPDWLSEVEQSLR